A portion of the Macaca mulatta isolate MMU2019108-1 chromosome 2, T2T-MMU8v2.0, whole genome shotgun sequence genome contains these proteins:
- the LOC144339360 gene encoding LOW QUALITY PROTEIN: uncharacterized protein LOC144339360 (The sequence of the model RefSeq protein was modified relative to this genomic sequence to represent the inferred CDS: deleted 3 bases in 2 codons; substituted 1 base at 1 genomic stop codon), whose amino-acid sequence MDSGCIRSAFLLMAASHTLGPVPGTQQALDSRKPPHAQGGPRVLSGWERAEPLAGSWLLLRTPLAFSCLRILSPFQTGLGTCLFPAFRITLPGTIYVFKKQTHLLNKRMKQXMRHGGNQAGWHRHRYMWWLLEAGRARAAAGHLPRPCPPSSQGLSGLLQWVSKGPSFPWASGHLDPQPTC is encoded by the exons ATGGACTCTGGCTGTATC AGGAGTGCTTTCTTGCTCATGGCTGCGTCCCACACCCttggcccagtgcctggcacacagcaggcacttgACAGTAGGAAGCCACCCCATGCCCAGGGTGGCCCCAGG GTGCTGTCAGGTTGGGAGCGGGCTGAGCCCTTGGCTGGGTCCTGGCTTCTGCTCAGAACACCACTGGCTTTCTCTTGTCTCCGAATTCTCTCACCCTTTCAGACTGGCTTGGGGACATGCCTCTTCCCCGCCTTCAGGATCACCTTGCCAGGCACAATTTATGTGTTTAAGAAGCAgacacatttgttgaataaaagaatgaagcaatGAATGAGGCATGGGGGCAACCAAGCTGGCTGGCACAGGCATCGATACATGTGGTGGCTCCTGGAGGCAGGCAGGGCAAGGGCAGCTGCAGGGCACTTACCCAGGCCTTGCCCTCCATCTTCCCAAGGCCTGTCAGGGCTCCTCCAGTGGGTGTCCAAGGGTCCCTCCTTCCCCTGGGCCTCTGGCCACCTTGATCCCCAGCCTACCTGCTGA